From a region of the Solanum stenotomum isolate F172 chromosome 2, ASM1918654v1, whole genome shotgun sequence genome:
- the LOC125855219 gene encoding vetispiradiene synthase 2-like, whose translation MTSLDGNVNHENGIFRPEANFSPSMWGNVFRNSTKDNQISEKVVEEIEALKEEVKHMIISTTSNDIEQKVHLIDTLERFGIYYHFEKEIEHQLSKIFDLNFIHEEDDLYNVSLYFRLFRQHGYPISSDCFNQFKDTNGKFKKSLLRDVKGMLSLYEAAHVRKHGDATLEEALIFATFHLERITPNTLDSTLEKQVTHALMQSLHRGIPRAEAHFNISIYEECGSSNEKLLRLAKLDYNLLQVLHKEELSELTQWWKDLDFASKLSYVRDRMVECFFWTVGVYFEPQYSQARVMLAKCIAMISVIDDTYDSYGTLDELIIFTEVVDRWDISEVDRLPNYMKPIYTSLLDLFNEYEREINEQDRFNGVNYVKEAMKEIVRSYYIEAEWFIEGKIPSFKEYLNNALITGTYYLLAPASLLGMKSATKKTFDWMMNKPKILVASAIIGRVIDDIATYKIEKEKGQLVTGIECYMQENNLSVEEASAQLSEIAENAWKDLNKECIKTTTSNMPNEILRRVVNLTRLIDVVYKNNQDGYSNPKNNVKSVIEALLVNPIDM comes from the exons ATGACTTCATTGGATGGAAATGTAAACCATGAAAATGGGATTTTTCGCCCAGAGGCTAATTTCTCTCCTAGTATGTGGGGAAATGTTTTTCGCAATTCTACTAAGGATAATCAG ATATCTGAGAAAGTTGTAGAGGAGATTGAGGCTTTGAAAGAAGAAGTGAAACACATGATAATAAGTACTACTAGCAATGACATTGAACAAAAAGTTCATTTGATTGACACTCTTGAACGTTTTGGTATTTATTATCACTTTGAGAAGGAGATTGAACATCAACTAAGCAAGATATTTGATCTAAATTTCATCCATGAAGAAGATGATCTATACAATGTTTCATTATATTTTCGATTGTTTAGGCAACATGGCTATCCAATCTCTTCCG ATTGTTTCAACCAATTCAAGGACACCAATGGAAAATTCAAGAAATCTCTACTTAGAGATGTAAAAGGTATGTTAAGTTTGTATGAAGCAGCACATGTTAGGAAGCATGGAGATGCCACATTAGAAGAGGCACTTATCTTTGCAACATTCCATCTTGAGAGGATAACACCTAATACCTTAGATTCTACACTTGAGAAACAAGTAACACATGCACTTATGCAATCTCTTCATAGAGGAATCCCAAGAGCTGAAGCACATTTTAACATTTCAATATATGAAGAATGTGGATCAAGCAATGAAAAGCTACTAAGGCTTGCCAAATTAGATTACAATTTGTTGCAAGTGCTACACAAGGAAGAGCTTAGTGAACTCACACA GTGGTGGAAAGATTTGGATTTTGCATCAAAACTTTCATATGTGAGAGACAGAATGGTGGAATGTTTTTTTTGGACAGTGGGGGTGTACTTTGAACCACAATACTCTCAAGCTAGAGTTATGCTTGCAAAATGCATAGCTATGATTTCAGTAATTGATGACACATATGACTCTTATGGAACTCTTGATGAACTAATCATATTCACGGAAGTTGTGGATCg GTGGGATATAAGTGAAGTTGATCGACTCCCAAACTATATGAAACCGATATATACATCTCTTCTTGATCTCTTCAACGAGTATGAAAGAGAAATCAATGAACAAGATAGATTCAATGGAGTTAATTATGTCAAAGAGGCG ATGAAAGAAATTGTGAGGAGTTACTACATTGAAGCAGAATGGTTCATTGAAGGGAAAATTCCATCATTTAAAGAGTACCTAAATAATGCATTGATTACTGGAACTTATTACCTACTTGCTCCAGCATCCTTATTGGGCATGAAGTCAGCAACAAAGAAAACATTTGATTGGATGATGAATAAACCAAAAATTCTTGTGGCTTCTGCAATAATTGGTAGAGTTATTGATGACATAGCTACTTATAAG attgagaaagaaaaaggaCAACTTGTCACAGGAATAGAATGTTACATGCAAGAGAATAATTTATCAGTGGAAGAAGCAAGTGCACAACTTTCTGAAATAGCTGAAAATGCATGGAAGGATTTGAACAAAGAGTGCATTAAGACTACTACTTCTAATATGCCAAATGAAATCTTGAGGCGTGTGGTGAACCTAACACGTCTGATCGATGTTGTTTACAAGAACAATCAAGATGGATATAGTAATCCAAAGAATAATGTGAAATCTGTGATTGAAGCTTTACTCGTGAATCCTATCGATATGTAA